The Nerophis lumbriciformis linkage group LG36, RoL_Nlum_v2.1, whole genome shotgun sequence DNA window ttttttttgtagtgctGTGGACTGTAAAAATGTAGGAACATTAtaattttataatatttttatagGGCTTAATTTCTCTGATTAATTGTGTCTTATATAGATGTTTTTACTATAGGTCACATTGGCCTTACATTATCTTTTAATTTTGCTCTATTTGATTACTATTCTAAAATCTCATGCTGGATCATTTTACGAGCCTACCAGTCTAGAAAAAGGCATCAGACATACAGGTAGATTTTTTGTACAGTCTATTCAATAATTAAGTTGTACAACAGCACATGCGTACATGCAAGTGGGTAGAGCTGGTTTAACTGTCTCATAATAGTACTTGTAGTTctagtaataatataataataataataacaataataaatacaaattaaataaataaaatactaaaaataacaattttagaaAATTAAGATTTATAAGCATAAGAACTTTGTTTGGTATTTTGTTCTAAAACTGCAAGTGTTTTCCTTTAAAAATTGGGTATTTATCTTCTTTTTATACCTATTGTTAAACTGTCTTGATCTACAATCATTCAGTGACACTTTTTGTTGTTTAAGTTTGTGTCTTACAAACATATACGGCTTTAAATCTGCACTCATAATTTAAAAATGAGTCAGGTGGCAAACAAATATCGAGGTGCATTGTGGAACATGTAGTTTATAGTCAGTGTGTGCTTTAAGCTGGCGGGTAAGGAAACCtgttatatttgtaacagtacaCAGTGATTGATGAAGTGGTTCATAAATGTGGACTTTGCCACATTTATTATTGGCCATTTTTTTGAACCAATCTTTTAGTAGATACATTAGGATGTGTTTTTTGTATGCTGTAATTATTAGCAGTTTCTCAGCTGCAGATTGTCCTCCACTGGGTGTCAGTGTTACATTAAAAACCAAGAGCACATGCTGTCCCTCCCATCTAAATCTTTTGTTTGATGCTGACACAAACGCAGCCTGCATTAGTCGTCGACGTTACATTGTGTTGGACGCTCACGCACGCCGCAGCAATGCCTTGGATTTAAACATTTATATCAACCTTTggattttgtggatgcatgttgaTGATCAGCGATGGGGGTCTGTCTTCTTTTTCATTTTGCTCTGCTTCTGCTGCTGGCCATTCAGGCTTTTGCAGAAATTCGCTACTCGATTCCTGAGGAGGTAAAACATGGCACTATTGTTGGGAACGTTGCCAAGGACCTGGGCCTTGATGTCAGCTCTCTTGTCGATCGACGGTTCCGAGTGGTTTCAGAATCCAAAGAGGCCTTCTTTGAGGTAAACCAGCACAATGGGGCTTTGCATGTGAACAAGAGAATAGACAGAGATGAGTCCTGTCGGGGCAGCGGCGCATGCCTTGTTGAGCTTAAAGTCATCGTGGAAAACCCTTTGGAAATACATTATGTAGTTGTAGAAATCAGCGACGTCAACGACCACTCTCCTACTTTTATTGAGAAAGAGCAAACGTTTGAAATAGCAGAGCACACACTGCCGGGGAAGAGATTCCAGCTGCATGCAGCACATGATCCTGACGCAGGGATGAACTCCATACGTGCATACACTCTGACAGCAAATGAACATTTTGAAATAGATCTCCGCCAGATCAATGATGATAAAATTCCGTTTTTGGTCCTGAAGAAATCTCTTGACCGGGAACAAAAGGACAAACACTGGCTGCTGGTCACagcggtggatggaggtaaacctCCACGATCAGGCTCTCTAAATGTGTCCATTATTGTCCTCGACATTAATGATAATATTCCCATATTTAGTCAAGAAATATATCAAATTACAATATCAGAAAATGTTCAAATTGGCAATTCAATATTTAAAATGAATGCAACAGATCCAGATGAAGGTACTAATGGAGAAATTGATTATAGCCTTGCAAAAACATCaaagaaaaatgtgtataatgttTTTGAAATAGATAAATCATCTGGAATTATTAGAGTTAAAGGAATAATTGACTATGAAGATAATGATATTTACAATCTTGACATAGAGGCATCAGATAAAGACACACCTCCTCTGACAGGTGAGTGTCGAGTCATTATAAAGATAAGAGACATTAATGATAATCCACCAACAATAGAAGTGACGTCATTGTCTAATAAAGTACCTGAAGACTCTAAGCCTGGTACAGTTATTTCCCTCATTAGTGTGAAGGATGAAGACTCAGGTGTGAATGGTAAAATTATTTCCACCATAATAAATGATGTCCCTTTTGAATTAAAGCCTTCCTACAAGGAGAACATATATTCAGTTGTCACTAAAGAATAtttagatagagagaaggtgtcacATTATGAAATCACTATACAAGCAACTGACTGTGGTGAGCCTCCTTTATCAACGTTTAAAACTCTCAGCATTCAGATATCAGATGTTAATGATAACAGTCCACACTTTGAAAAGAACCCGATCGAGTTCTACCTGACTGAAAACAATGTTGCAGGTAATTCTATTTTTTCTGTAAGTGCCACAGACAAAGATCTGAATGACAATGCTGCTATTTCTTATCACATTGTGAGAGAGGGCCGTCACAATGACATCATGTCTTTCCTCAACATTAATTCTGAAAATGGACAAATATCAGCACTAAAAAGTTTTGACTTTGAGACGCTGAAAAGTTTCCAGTTCCAAGTCGTGGCCACAGACGGTGGAAGTCCTCCACTCAGCAGCAACGTGACAGTGAACGTGTTCATTCTGGATCAGAACGACAACGCTCCGGTCATCCTGTATCCAGTCAGCTCCAACGGTTCTGCTGAAGGTGTGGAGGAGATTCCCCGCAATATGAAAGCGGGAGACTTGGTGACTAAAGTCAGAGCCTATGATGCTGATATAGGATATAACGGCTGGTTACTGTTTTCACTGCAGCAAGTCACTGACCACAGTCTCTTTACTTTGGACCGCTATACGGGCCGGATCAGAACACTTCGCTCATTCACAGAGTCGGACGAGGCTGAGCATGGACTGCTCATACTGGTCAAAGACAATGGCAACGTTTCCCTGTCAGCAACAGCTACTGTGACTGTCAAACTTGTGGAGCCCAAAGAGGCTTTTGCAGCTTCTGATGTCAAACGTGCAGCAGCAAAAGTGGACGAGGAGGACGACAatgtgactttttacctcatCGTCACTTTGGGCTCGGTCTCGCTGCTTTTTGTCATCAGCATCATCGTGCTGATCGCCATGCAGTGCTCCAAATCCACAGAGTACACTTCCAAATATCTCCAAGACGCTAATTATGATGGGACACTGTGTCACAGCATCCAGTACAGATCAGGAGACAAACGCTACATGCTAGTTGGACCCAGAATGAGTATAGGTTCTACTATAGTCCCGGGCAGCCACGCCAACACTCTGGTGCTCCCTGACAGGAGACACACTTCTTCTGGGGAGgtaagaaaacctttttttttcatgGAGTGATTGCGTACATCAGaattatttgcactttaatgaGTTCATGGTGTCTATGTGGTCTTAAattgtttgtgtgttttaaagACCAAACCTGTTTTCACATCTTGCTGATAGCTGCATCCAATCATATTATtgtctgagggttcctggttcaatcaccaccttctaccaacctcgtcacgtccgttgtgtccttgagcaagacactttatccttgctcctgataggtcgtggttagggccaccatcagtgtgtgaatgtgtgtgtgaatgttgaaatagtgtcaaagcgctttgagtaccttgaaggtagaaaagcgctatacaagcataCCATTTGACCTATGCAAATCAATGCTTTCCATGGTGCGGCATATGTTTTCTTGATAGCTCTTTGTTCGTCTTTGTTGTTTTATGCTTCAAAGTTGAAACCTAACATGCCCAATATACACACTATTTGCAGTGATTTTTTTCCACGTCACgtagtttattttatatattttttctttgcacctttttaaagttgttctacgATAGGCCAAATCAGCTTTGGATTATCTCTACAGTTTTCTCCATttggttattattttttttatcttatttttgaaTTTGATGATAACTAATACTATGGAAGTAGTAAACCAACGGAAAGATTAGCTATCCACATAAATGTATTGCACAATTTACTGAATAATTAGTTTCAACAACAGCACATGGATGTGTAAGTCATTGTTTaactatttaataataataatacggtaACAATTGTAATAGTAACAACATTAGTAATAAAAATGAAACCAatgattataatcaaaataataacaataataatcaaaataatgataataatgctgATGATaaaagtattaataataataataatatttcttcAAACCTTGATGTTGTTTTGATTTACAAATGCACATGTTTTCCTTTTCACAATCATTTCTTGGCAACTAATTGTTCTTCAGTTTTGTTGTTTTACCACAATATACAGCTTCAAATCTGCACTAATAGTTTAACAGTGAGTAACGTGgcagacaaaaaacaaagtgcattgtgtaacatgtggtttattgttAGTGTGTAGTTTAAAACAGTGTGTGATTAATTGTGTTTCAAGGGAAACATGTTATATTTGTAATGGTATACAGTAATTGTTGGAGTGGTTTATATATGTAGACATTGACTCAATTGTTACAgtccaattttttctgaaatgacGATTTCCTAAAAATAAATTTGGCTTGGTGTTTTTTTCATATGCAGTAATTATTAGCAGCGCTTCAGCAACAGTCCTCCTCTGGGTGTCAGTGTTGCATTAAAAACCAAGAGCATACGCTGTCCCTCCCATCTAAATCTTTTGTTTGATGCTGACACAAACGCAGTCTGCATTAGTCGTCGACGTTACATTGTGTTGGACACTCACACACGCCGCAGCAATGCCTTGGATTTAAACATTTATATCAACCTTTGGATTCTGTGGATGCATGTTGATGATCAGCGATGGGGGTCTGTCTTCTTTTTCATTTTGCTCTGCTTCTGCTGCTGGCCATTCAGGCTTTTGCAGAAATTCGCTACTCGATTCCCGAGGAGGTAAAACACGGCACTATTGTTGGCAATGTTGCCAAGGACCTGGGCCTTGATGTCAGCTCTCTTGTCGATCGACGGTTCCGAGTGGTTTCAGAATCCAAAGAGGCCTTCTTTGAGGTAAACCAGCACAATGGGGCTTTGCATGTGAACAAGAGAATAGACAGAGATGAGTCCTGTCGGGGCAGCGGCGCCTGCCTTGTTGAGCTTAAAGTCATCGTGGAAAACCCTTTGGAAATACATTATGTAGTTGTAGAAATCACCGACGTCAACGACCACTCTCCTACTTTTAATGAAAGAGAGCAAACGTTTGAAATAGCAGAGCAGACGCTACCAGGGATGCGATTCCAGCTGCATGCAGCACATGATCCTGACGCAGGGATGAACTCCATACGTGCATACACTCTGACAGCAAATGAACATTTTGAAATTGATCTCCGCCAAAGCGATGAGGATAAAGTTCCGTTTTTGGTCCTGAAGAAATCTCTGGACCGGGAACAAAAGGACAAACATTGGCTGCTGGTCACagcggtggatggaggtaaacctCCACGATCAGGCTCTCTAAATGTGTCCATTATTGTCCTCGACATTAATGATAATAGACCCATGTTTAGTCAAGAAATATATCAAGTTACTATTGCAGAAAATGTTCAAATTGGCACTTCAATATTTAAAATGAACGCAACAGATCCAGATGAAGGCACTAATGGAGAAATTGATTATTGCCTTGCAAAAACATTaaagaaaaatgtgtataatgttTTTGAATTGCATGAATCATCTGGAATTATTCGAGTAAAAGGAATAATTGACTATGAAGATAATGATATTTATAAACTGGACGTAGAGGCATCAGATAAAGCAATACCTCCTCTGAAAGGTGTGTGTCAAGTCATTATAAAGATAAGAGACATTAATGATAATCCACCAACAATAGAAGTGACATCATTGTCTAATAAAGTACCTGAAGACTCTAAGCCTGGTACAGTTATTTCCCTCATTAGTGTGAAGGATGAAGACTCAGGTGTGAATGGTAAAATTATTTCCACCATAATAAATGATGTCCCTTTTGAATTAAAGCCTTCCTACAAGGAGAACATATATTCAGTTGTCACTAAAGAATAtttagatagagagaaggtgtcacATTATGAAATCACTATACAAGCAACTGACTGTGGTGAGCCTCCTTTATCAACGTTTAAAACTCTCAGTATTCAGATATCAGATGTTAATGATAACAGTCCACACTTTGAAAAGAACCCGATCGTGTTCTACTTGATTGAGAACAATGTTGCTGGCAATTCTATTTTTTCTGTAAGTGCCACAGACAAAGATCTGAATGACAATGCAGCTGTTTCTTATCACATTGTGAGAGAGGGCCGTCACAATGACATCATGTCTTTCCTCAACATTAATTCTGAAAATGGACAAATATCAGCACTCAAAAGTTTTGACTTTGAGACGCTGAAAAGTTTCCAGTTCCAAGTAGTGGCCACAGACGGTGGAAGTCCTCCACTGAGCAGCAACGTGACAGTGAACGTGTTCATTCTGGATCAGAACGACAACGCTCCAGTCATCCTGTATCCAGTCAGCTCCAACGGTTCTGCTGAAGGTGTGGAGGAGATTCCCCGCAATATGAAAGCAGGAGACTTGGTGACTAAAGTCAGAGCCTATGATGCTGATATAGGATATAACGGCTGGTTACTGTTTTCACTGCAGCAAGTCACTGACCACAGTCTCTTTACTTTGGACCGCTATACGGGCCAGATCAGAACACTTCGCTCATTCACAGAGACGGACGAGGCTGAGCATGGACTGCTCATACTGGTCAAAGACAATGGCAACGTTTCCCTGTCAGCAACAGCTACTGTGACTGTCAAACTTGTGGAGCCCAAAGAGGCTTTTGCAGCTTCTGATGTCAAACGTGCAGCAGCAAAAGTGGACGAGGAGGACGACAatgtgactttttacctcatCGTCACTTTGGGCTCGGTCTCGCTGCTTTTTGTCATCAGCATCATCGTGCTGATCGCCATGCAGTGCTCCAAATCCACAGGGTACACTTCCAAATATCTCCAAGACGCTAATTATGATGGGACACTGTGTCACAGCATCCAGTACAGATCAGGAGACAAACGCTACATGCTAGTTGGACCCAGAATGAGTATAGGTTCTACTATAGTCCCGGGCAGCCACGCCAACACTCTGGTGCTCCCTGACAGGAGACACACTTCTTCTGGGGaggtaagaacaacatttatttcCAATAGTGATTGCTTACAACAAGTTATTTGTGCACTTTTATGACTTCAGTCAATGTGGTCTAAAATGGTGTGTTTTCAAGAGCTATAATGTGTCCACATCTTGCTGATAGCTGGATAGAATCATATTGTTGGCTTGAAATGTGCAATTACATGATTTCCATGGTGCTGAATATGTTTTCTTGTTTGCTTTTTGTTCTTATTTGCTGCTTGTATGCTTCAAAGTAGAAGCCTGAGTGAAGTGATCAATGTACACAGTAGTTGCAGAGATTTGTTTGATACACTTAATCATGAAATATTATTGGACACATTTTACAAATATGGAATACGAGGAGTGGTACATGAGTGGGTCAAAAGTTTGCTGAAAGACAGAAAGCAGTTTATGGAAGTTACCAATTGGAAATTGGCTTTACATATTTTTAGTTGTGGAGTGCCACAAAAATTGTTCCTCGGACATACACGGTTTTTCCTGAATATACATGATATTGTAATGGTTTCCGaactgtttaaatgtattttattcacGCACAACACAACCCTATTTTATTCaggataaaaaatattgacgATGTGTTAGATGTAGTGGAAAACTAATTCATCAAAATCAAAAGATTATTTGATGTTAATAGATTGTCCTTTAATACAGGTAACTATAATTTTAGATTTCTTTTTTTAGTTCTTTGGACTGTGTAAAAATGTAGGAATATTTTCAtgtttgttatatttttacaGGTCATAATATCTCTGTTTAGGTGCATCTTATTTAGGTGTTTCCACTATAGGCCAAATTGGCCTGacattgtatttacatttttctcattttgattACTATTCTAATATCTCATGCTTTATAAAATAACAAGCATACTAGTCTAAAAAAAGCATCACACATACAGGTAGATTATTTTGTACCACACATTGAATAATTAAGTTGTACAACAGCACATGCGTACATGCAAGTGGGTAGAGCTGGTTTAACCATCTCATAAGAGTATttgtagtaatgataataataataataaaaacaaaaacagcaaagatAATGATTTTACAAAATTGTGATTGATTATACTATGCACTTTGCTTGGTATTTTGGTTTATAAACAACAAATGTTTTCCTTTGACAATGAATATGTGTTCTTTCTATATCTGTTGTTAAACTGTCTTGATCTACAATCTTTTAGTAACATATTTTTGTTGTTAAAgattgttttttacaaaaatatatggcTTAAAATCTGCACTCATAACTTAAAAATGAGTCAGGTGGCAGACAAATATTAAGATGCATTGTGAAACATGTAGTTTATTGTCAGTGTGTGCTTTACACCAGCATATATGTGTTTTAAAGGAAACAGGTTTTTTTTGTAACAGTACGCAGTGATTGATAAAGTGGTTCAATCATGTGGACTTTGACAGATTTGTTATTGGGCATTTTTTGAAACAATGTTTTAGTAGATACATTAGGATGTGTTTTTTGGATGCTGTAATTATTAGCAGTTTCTCAGCTGCAGATTGTCCTCCACTGGGTGTCAGTGTTACATTAAAAACCAAGAGCACACGCTGTCCCTCCCATCTAAATCTTTTGTTTGATGCTGACACAAACGCAGCCTGCATTAGTCGTCGACGTTACATTGTGTTGGACACTCATGCACGACGCAGCAATGCCTTGGATTTAAACATTTATATCAACCTTTGGATTCTGTGGTTGCATGTTGATGATCAGCGATGGGGGTCTGTCTTCTCGTTCATTTTGCTCTGCTTCTGCTGCTGGCCATTCAGGCTTTTGCAGAAATTCGCTACTCGATTCCTGAGGAGGTAAAACACGGCACTATTGTTGGGAACGTTGCCAAGGACCTGGGCCTTGATGTCAGCTCTCTTGTCGATCGACGGTTCCGAGTGGTTTCAGAATCCAAAGAGGCCTTCTTTGAGGTAAACCAGCACAATGGGGCTTTGCATGTGAACAAGAGAATAGACAGAGATGAGTCCTGTCGGGGCAGCGGCGCCTGCCTTGTTGAGCTCAAAGTCATCGTGGAAAACCCTTTGGAAATACATTATGTAGTTGTAGAAATCACCGACGTCAACGACCACTCTCCTACTTTTATTGAGAAAGAGCAAACCTTTGTAATAGCAGAGCACACGCTACCAGGGATGAGATTCCAGCTGCATGCAGCACATGATCCTGACGCAGGGATGAACTCCATACGTGCATACACTCTGACAGCAAATGAACATTTTGATATTGATCTCCGCCAAATCGATGAAGACAAAGTTCCATTTTTGGTGCTGAAGAAATCTCTGGATCGGGAACAAAAGGACAAACACTGGCTGCTGGTCACagcggtggatggaggtaaacctCCACGATCAGGCTCTCTAAATGTGTCCATTATTGTCCTCGACAGCAATGATAATAGACCCATCTTTAGTCAAGAAATATATCAAATTACTATTGCAGAAAATGTGCAAATTGGCACTTCAATATTTAAAATGAACGCAACAGATCCAGATGAAAGCACTAATGGAGAAATTGATTATAGCCTtgcaaaaacattaaataaaaatgtgtataatgttTTTGAATTAGATAAATCATCTGGAATTATTAAAGTAAAAGGAATAATTGACTATGAAGATAATGATATTTATAAGCTTGACATTGAGGCATCAGATAAAGGAACACCTCCACTGACAGGTGAGTGTAGAGTCATTATAAAGATAAGAGATATTAATGATAATCCACCAACAATAGAAGTGACGTCATTGTCTAATAAAGTACCTGAAGACTCTAAGCCTGGTACAGTTATTTCCCTCATTAGTGTGAAGGATGAAGACTCAGGTGTGAATGGTAAAATTATTTCCACCATAATAAATGATGTCCCTTTTGAATTAAAGCCTTCCTACAAGGAGAACATATATTCAGTTGTCACTAAA harbors:
- the LOC133583070 gene encoding protocadherin alpha-8-like, encoding MGVCLLFHFALLLLLAIQAFAEIRYSIPEEVKHGTIVGNVAKDLGLDVSSLVDRRFRVVSESKEAFFEVNQHNGALHVNKRIDRDESCRGSGACLVELKVIVENPLEIHYVVVEISDVNDHSPTFIEKEQTFEIAEHTLPGKRFQLHAAHDPDAGMNSIRAYTLTANEHFEIDLRQINDDKIPFLVLKKSLDREQKDKHWLLVTAVDGGKPPRSGSLNVSIIVLDINDNIPIFSQEIYQITISENVQIGNSIFKMNATDPDEGTNGEIDYSLAKTSKKNVYNVFEIDKSSGIIRVKGIIDYEDNDIYNLDIEASDKDTPPLTGECRVIIKIRDINDNPPTIEVTSLSNKVPEDSKPGTVISLISVKDEDSGVNGKIISTIINDVPFELKPSYKENIYSVVTKEYLDREKVSHYEITIQATDCGEPPLSTFKTLSIQISDVNDNSPHFEKNPIEFYLTENNVAGNSIFSVSATDKDLNDNAAISYHIVREGRHNDIMSFLNINSENGQISALKSFDFETLKSFQFQVVATDGGSPPLSSNVTVNVFILDQNDNAPVILYPVSSNGSAEGVEEIPRNMKAGDLVTKVRAYDADIGYNGWLLFSLQQVTDHSLFTLDRYTGRIRTLRSFTESDEAEHGLLILVKDNGNVSLSATATVTVKLVEPKEAFAASDVKRAAAKVDEEDDNVTFYLIVTLGSVSLLFVISIIVLIAMQCSKSTEYTSKYLQDANYDGTLCHSIQYRSGDKRYMLVGPRMSIGSTIVPGSHANTLVLPDRRHTSSGETKPVFTSC
- the LOC133576829 gene encoding protocadherin alpha-8-like; its protein translation is MGVCLLFHFALLLLLAIQAFAEIRYSIPEEVKHGTIVGNVAKDLGLDVSSLVDRRFRVVSESKEAFFEVNQHNGALHVNKRIDRDESCRGSGACLVELKVIVENPLEIHYVVVEITDVNDHSPTFNEREQTFEIAEQTLPGMRFQLHAAHDPDAGMNSIRAYTLTANEHFEIDLRQSDEDKVPFLVLKKSLDREQKDKHWLLVTAVDGGKPPRSGSLNVSIIVLDINDNRPMFSQEIYQVTIAENVQIGTSIFKMNATDPDEGTNGEIDYCLAKTLKKNVYNVFELHESSGIIRVKGIIDYEDNDIYKLDVEASDKAIPPLKGVCQVIIKIRDINDNPPTIEVTSLSNKVPEDSKPGTVISLISVKDEDSGVNGKIISTIINDVPFELKPSYKENIYSVVTKEYLDREKVSHYEITIQATDCGEPPLSTFKTLSIQISDVNDNSPHFEKNPIVFYLIENNVAGNSIFSVSATDKDLNDNAAVSYHIVREGRHNDIMSFLNINSENGQISALKSFDFETLKSFQFQVVATDGGSPPLSSNVTVNVFILDQNDNAPVILYPVSSNGSAEGVEEIPRNMKAGDLVTKVRAYDADIGYNGWLLFSLQQVTDHSLFTLDRYTGQIRTLRSFTETDEAEHGLLILVKDNGNVSLSATATVTVKLVEPKEAFAASDVKRAAAKVDEEDDNVTFYLIVTLGSVSLLFVISIIVLIAMQCSKSTGYTSKYLQDANYDGTLCHSIQYRSGDKRYMLVGPRMSIGSTIVPGSHANTLVLPDRRHTSSGESYNVSTSC
- the LOC133576828 gene encoding protocadherin alpha-8-like — encoded protein: MGVCLLVHFALLLLLAIQAFAEIRYSIPEEVKHGTIVGNVAKDLGLDVSSLVDRRFRVVSESKEAFFEVNQHNGALHVNKRIDRDESCRGSGACLVELKVIVENPLEIHYVVVEITDVNDHSPTFIEKEQTFVIAEHTLPGMRFQLHAAHDPDAGMNSIRAYTLTANEHFDIDLRQIDEDKVPFLVLKKSLDREQKDKHWLLVTAVDGGKPPRSGSLNVSIIVLDSNDNRPIFSQEIYQITIAENVQIGTSIFKMNATDPDESTNGEIDYSLAKTLNKNVYNVFELDKSSGIIKVKGIIDYEDNDIYKLDIEASDKGTPPLTGECRVIIKIRDINDNPPTIEVTSLSNKVPEDSKPGTVISLISVKDEDSGVNGKIISTIINDVPFELKPSYKENIYSVVTKEYLDREKVSHYEITIQATDCGEPPLSTFKTLSIQISDVNDNSPHFEKNPLEFYLIENNVAGNSIFSVSATDKDLNDNAAISYHIVREGRHNDIMSFLNINSENGQISALKSFDFETLKSFQFQVVATDGGSPPLSSNVTVNVFILDWNDNAPVILYPVSSNGSAEGVEEIPRNMNSGDLVTKVRAYDADIGYNGWLLFSLQQVTDHSLFTLDRYTGQIRTLRSFTETDEAEHGLLILVKDNGNVSLSATATVTVKLVEPKEAFAASDVKRAAAKVDEEDDNVTFYLIVTLGSVSLLFVISIIVLIAMQCSKSTEYTSKYLQDANYDGTLCHSIQYRSGDKRYMLVGPRMSIGSTIVPGSHANTLVLPDRRHTSSGESMWSKMVCFQELSCVLIMLIAG